One window of the Euwallacea similis isolate ESF13 chromosome 28, ESF131.1, whole genome shotgun sequence genome contains the following:
- the Tsf3 gene encoding transferrin — protein sequence MIAFEKVFQVCFVYYMCLIVSTHAEKYRICVVDGKEDYKNSARYCPKLDEQDSPVECVVALDRLDCLRRIHKGKADFGVFTAEDLVAASNSDMELLITNELRFSPDQAFEYEIVAVISKSSGIKSKHDLKSKRYCHPGYGYEADWTKILSNYFEALVVTPQCDPQLTIVENRVKASSNFFGAACKAGPWTNDAVLDFQLKRKYSNLCSLCYDPRKCSQQDKYWGRRGSLLCLTDGAGDVSWARLEDVRQHFGITPGGQEGNPEEYSLLCPDDSVMPLNTSSPCIWVVKPWSVVASRMSKTSGVQSLIGSLDHSILDKNVSSWKFNLLNLIEPIYLTAEMINPIISIETYFRRAKGFLSANSFSACHPPRTIRICTTSNIETSKCSWLRESAAVYGIEPDLDCLKADNKSHCMMALSDRAADIVVVPPDLVSTATRNYPLKTLFYETVLEPSKYIVVALTRKETKLKSLEDLRGIKACFPSYDGIAWHSVAYTLQRNHLIGCTIDRDMATFFGPSCVPNSPGNLSENLRKECQPDFQGENGALHCLASGIGDVAFVSSNSVKKFAEDLVNDFDYPDIRNQVENFQVNCLEKNQPCHLSWSPPGQAMIRASSSDVWIKDTLNVFLNLDGLFGKHFRDPTNAFTIFGRYDGTSNVLFHDATEKLRDVPMVKNTDIMDLSFESVLKREKVCYPASSSNRIVSVEEWFIVILGVCYWYNHL from the exons ATGATCGCCTTCGAAAAAGTGTTTCAGGTctgttttgtttattatatgtGTCTGATCGTGTCCACCCATGCTGAGAAAT ACAGAATCTGCGTGGTGGATGGCAAAGAGGATTACAAAAACTCAGCAAGGTACTGCCCAAAACTGGACGAACAAGATAGTCCAGTTGAGTGCGTCGTTGCCTTAGACAG GCTGGATTGCTTGAGGCGCATCCACAAAGGAAAAGCGGATTTTGGGGTCTTCACCGCCGAAGATCTGGTAGCAGCTTCAAATTCAGACATGGAGCTTTTGATTACCAACGAGCTGCGATTTTCCCCAG ATCAGGCATTCGAATATGAAATTGTCGCTGTGATATCCAAGAGCTCTGGCATAAAAAGCAAGCACGACTTAAAAAGCAAACGGTACTGCCATCCTGGCTACGGGTATGAGGCTGATTGGACCAAGATCTTATCTAAT TACTTTGAGGCATTAGTGGTTACCCCTCAATGCGACCCCCAGCTCACTATCGTTGAAAACCGCGTCAAAGCATCCTCCAACTTCTTTGGGGCTGCTTGTAAAGCTGGCCCTTGGACCAACGACGCTGTGTTGGACTTTCAACTAA aaagaaaatattccaatCTTTGCAGCCTCTGTTATGACCCCAGAAAATGCTCCCAACAAGACAAATATTGGGGCAGAAGGGGGTCTCTGTTATGTTTAACTGATGGTGCTGGAGATGTGAGTTGGGCGCGCCTGGAAGATGTGAGGCAGCATTTCGGGATTACCCCAGGGGGGCAGGAAGGCAACCCTGAAGAATATAGTCTGTTGTGTCCTGATGACAGTGTGATGCCTTTAAACACCTCTTCGCCTTGCATTTGGGTGGTTAAACCTTGGTCTGTAGTCGCAAGTAGGAT GTCAAAAACTTCAGGAGTTCAATCATTGATAGGCAGTTTGGACCATTCAATTCTggacaaaaatgtttcttcaTGGAAATTCAATCTTCTAAACCTTATAGAACCCATATATCTGACAGCTGAGATGATCAATCCTATCATATCCATTGAAACATACTTCCGCAGAGCTAAAG GTTTTTTAAGCGCAAACAGCTTCTCGGCTTGTCACCCCCCCAGAACAATTCGCATTTGCACAACCTCTAACATTGAAACATCCAAATGCTCTTGGCTAAGGGAATCTGCAGCTGTTTATGGCATTGAGCCAGATCTTGATTGCTTGAAGGCAGATAATAAAAGCCACTGCATGATGGCGCTGAGTGATAGAGCTGCCGATATTGTGGTGGTACCTCCTGATTTAGTTAGCACTGCTACGAG AAACTACCCCCTGAAAACTCTATTCTATGAAACCGTATTAGAGCCATCCAAATACATCGTAGTGGCACTAACAAGGAAAGAGACCAAATTGAAAAGCCTCGAAGACCTACGAGGAATCAAAGCCTGTTTTCCCAGTTACGATGGAATCGCATGGCATTCGGTTGCTTATACCTTACAGCGGAACCATTTGATTG gATGCACCATCGACCGAGACATGGCTACTTTCTTTGGACCTTCTTGCGTTCCTAACAGCCCTGGAAATCTATCAGAAAATTTGAGAAAGGAATGCCAGCCAGACTTTCAGGGAGAAAATGGAGCGCTCCATTGTTTAGCCAGTGGAATTGGGGATGTTGCTTTTGTGTCCAGCAACtctgttaaaaaatttgcagaaG ATCTGGTTAACGACTTTGATTATCCAGACATTCGGAACCAGGTTGAAAACTTCCAGGTCAACTGCCTGGAAAAGAACCAGCCCTGCCACTTAAGTTGGTCACCTCCGGGTCAAGCAATGATTAGGGCGTCCAGCTCGGACGTTTGGATTAAGGACACTTTAAACGTGTTTCTGAATCTGGATGGACTATTCGGAAAACACTTCAGAGACCCCACTAATGCGTTTACCATATTTGGAAG GTATGATGGGACTTCAAACGTGCTGTTTCACGATGCGACTGAAAAGCTGAGGGACGTACCCATGGTCAAGAACACAGATATAATGGATTTGTCTTTTGAGAGCGTTTTGAAAAGGGAAAAGGTGTGCTACCCTGCTTCAAGTAGCAATAGAATTGTATCTGTTGAAGAGTGGTTTATAGTAATATTAGGGGTTTGTTATTGGTATAATCATTTGTGA